The DNA region GACGATGGCGTTTGGCGAAGGCGGTTGCGGCGGGCAATGCGCGGACAGGCTCGATCTGGATTTCACGATGGCGTTCCAGCCCATCGTCGATGTCGCCGCCGGGTCTGTCTGGGCACATGAGGCATTGGTTCGCGGCACCGCCGGCCAGGGTGCCGGCTGGGTTCTCGGGCAGGTGACCGATGCCACCCGCTATGCCTTCGACCAGTCCTGCCGCATCAAGGCGATCGAGCTGGCCTCGACCCTGCCGATGAACGGCGCCCGGCTGTCGATCAACTTCCTGCCGAACGCCGTCTACAAGGCGGAGGCCTGCATCCGCGCGACTCTGGCCGCCGCGCGCCGCACCGGCTTCCCCACCGACCGCATCATCTTCGAGGTGACGGAGAACGAGCGGGTGGTGGACCACGACCACCTGAAGAGCATCTTCAACGAATACAAGCGCCAGGGCTTCCTGACCGCCATCGACGATTTCGGCTCCGGCTATTCCGGCCTGAACCTGCTGGCGGAATTCCAGCCGGACATCATCAAGCTGGACATGGAGCTGACCCGCAGCATCGACACCGAGCGGGCGCGGCGCAGCATCGTCAAGGCGATCCTCGCGGTGTGCGAGGATCTCGCCATCACCCCCATCGCCGAAGGCATCGAGACGGCGGACGAAGCGAAGGCCCTGCGCGATCTCGGCGTCACGCTGATGCAGGGCTACCTGTTCGCCAAGCCGGCCTTCGAGGCGGTGGTGACGGAACCGAATTTGGCGATGCTGGCGCCCTGATCAGGACCGCACCGGCGCCGTCATGTAGCTCATCCCGCCGCCGTAGCTCTCCAGCTTGGCGGCCAATGCCGGTCCGCCGTCCCGGTAGGGCGTGAAGCCGACCCGGTCCCAATAGCTCCGCGCGCCCGGCGTCGAGGTCAGGGCGAGCCACCGCCATCCCTCGCGCGCCGCCAGCCCATGGGCGTAGTCCAGCACCGCCGCGCCCAGCCCCGTGCCGCGGGCTTCCGGCAGCAGCGCGATGTCGTGCAGGTAGAGACAATCCGGATCCGGCGGCAGCGCCCCCAGCGGCGCGTCGAGCGGCGGCGGAAAGCCCAGCTTGCCGGGATGCATGACGCCGTAGCCGATGACCTCGCCGCGGCATTCCGCCACGCGGCAGCCGTCCGGGTAGAGCGCGAGCCTCTCCTCGAACACGCTGCGGTCTTCCGGGTAGTCCGGATGCACGATGTCCGCAATGGCAAGCAGCCGGTCCAGATCGGCCGCGGTCATAGCACGCCATAGGGCCGATGCGTCCGCACCGACCACACGCCCACCCTCCGACCGCTCATCCATCGTCATCCGCCTTCTCCGTTCCACACCCGTTCAAGAGCTTCCGGCCCGCTGGCGGGCGCGGTATGCTGGTCATTCATACCAAAGGGAGTTCACCCCATGCCCGATGCCGCTGTGGCGAGCCTGCTGCCGACGGTCCGCACCATCGCCCATGAGGCTGGTCAGGTCATCCTGCGCTTTTACAACGACGGCATCGACGTCGCCACCAAGGTCGACGGCAGCCCTGTCACGCAGGCCGATCAGGCGGCGGAGGCGGTGATCATCCCGGCCCTGCACCATCTTCTGCCCGGCGTGCCTGTGGTCGCGGAGGAAGCGGTGTCGGCCGGCCACCGGCCCGACATCTCCGGCGGCCGGTTCTGGCTGGTCGATCCGCTCGACGGCACCAAGGAGTTCATTTCCCGCAACGGCGAGTTCACGGTGAACATTGCCCTGATCGAGCATGGCGTGCCGGTGCTCGGCGTGGTCTATGCTCCGGCCACCGGCGACATGTACACGGCGGCCGGTCCCGGCACCGCGGTGCACTGCGCCGAGGGGCGGCACGACCATGCGATCGTCGTCCGCAACCCGCCGCCCGACGGGCTGACCGTCGTCGCCAGCCGCTCGCATGGCAGCGGCTCGGTCCTCGAGGATTTCCTCGGCCGGTTCACCGTCAAGGACCGGGTATCCTGCGGCAGCTCGCTGAAGTTCTGCACGGTGGCCAGCGGCAAGGCCGACCTCTACCCGCGCTTCGGCCCGACCAGCGAGTGGGACACCGCCGCCGGCCATGCCGTGCTGATCGGCGCCGGCGGCCGGGTGGAGCAGCCGGACGGCTCGCCGCTCGTCTACGGCAAGGACGACATCCTCAACCCGAACTTCGTCGCTTACGGCTGGAAATGACATCTTCCGTTACCTGCCTGGGCGAAGCGGCGACCGCGGTTCTGACCACCGCGGCGCCGCTGGAGAAAGTGCGCCTCACCCGTGACTACGCCGCCGCCTGGCGCGACGGCCTGCTGTCCACCGACGTGCCGGTCCCGCCGCCCGACCGCCCTGCCCGCCCCGACCGGCCCGAATTGAAGCTGCCGCGCGACATGCCCAAGCGCGGGCGCGGCGGCAGCGCGCAGAACCGCATCGCCCTGCTGCACGCGCTGGCGCATATCGAACTGAACGCCATCGACCTCGCCTGGGACATCGTCGCCCGATTCGCCCCTCTCGGCCTGCCCAAGGGCTTCACCGACGATTGGGTCCAGGTGGCCGACGACGAGGCGCGGCACTTCCAGATGCTGGAGACGCGGCTGAACGCGCTCGGCTCCTCCTACGGCGACCTGCCGGCCCATGACGGGCTGTGGCAGGCGGCGACCGAGACCGCCCACGACCTTGCCGCCCGGCTGGCCGTGGTGCCGATGGTGCTGGAGGCGCGCGGGCTGGACGTCACGCCCGAAACCGTGCGCCGCCTGCGCGACTTCGGCGATGCGGAGAGCGCCGACCTGCTGCAGACCATCCATGACGAGGAGATCAGCCACGTCGCCGCCGGCCGCCGCTGGTTCGTCCATCTCTGCGCCGAGCGGGGAGCGGAGCCGGTGGCCCTTTGGCAGGAACTGGTCGGACGCCATTTCCGCGGCGGGCTGAAGCGCCCCTTCAATGTCGGCAGCCGGAAACTCGCCGGCTTCGGCCCGGAATATTACGAGCCGATCACGCCGGAAATTGACCGGAAGCCGGAAACCCGGTAAGGCGCTGCACATCATGGCCGTATACACCGAAGTTACCGACGAGGATCTCAGCACCTTCGCCGCCCAGTACGATCTGGGCGCGGTGCTGTCGTGCAAGGGCATCGCGGAGGGGGTGGAGAATTCCAACTTCCTGCTGGTGACCGAAAGCGGCCCCTACATCCTGACGCTCTACGAAAAGCGCACGCGGAAGGAGGATTTGCCCTTCTTCCTGGGCCTGATGGAGCATCTGGCGGAAAAGGGCATCGCCTGTCCGCTGCCGGTGCCGGCGCGCGACGGCGTGGCGTTGCGCGAGCTGTGCGGCCGACCGGCGGTGATCGTCACCTTCCTGGCCGGCATGTGGCCGCGCCGGATCATGCCGCAGCATTGCGCCCAGCTTGGCGAGGCTCTCGCCCGCCTGCATCTGGCGGTCGGCGATTTCCGCATGGAACGGCCGAACGCGCTGGCCCTGCCCGGCTGGAAGGACCTGTTCGCCAAGTCGGCCGAGCGTGCCGACGAGGTGGCCCCCGGCCTGCGGGCGACGCTGGAGGCCGAACTGGCGGCGCTGGAGGCCGACTGGCCGGCCGGCCTGCCGGCCGGCGTCATCCATGCCGACCTGTTCCCGGACAATGTCTTCTTCCGCGGCGACAGCCTGTCCGGGCTGATCGACTTCTATTTCGCCTGCAACGACTTCTTCGCCTACGACGTGGCGATCTGCATCAACGCCTGGTGCTTCGAGATCGACGGCTCGTTCAACGCCACCAAGGCGCGGCTGCTGCTGTCCAACTACCGCAAGGTCCGGCCGTTGTCGCGGGCGGAGCTGGACGCCCTGCCCTGGCTGTGCCGCGGCAGCGCGGTGCGCTTCCTGCTGACCCGTCTCTATGACTGGCTGAACCATCCGCCGGGCGCCTTCGTGCGGCCGAAGGATCCGCTGGAATATCTGCGCAAGCTGCGCTTCCACCAGACCGTCCGCGGCCTGGGCGACTATTTCCTCGACGACTCGGAAGCGGGCGGGAACTGAGCGGATGACGGACGACGCCACCCAGACCGAATCCCGTGGGAAAACGGTCGACATCTTCACCGACGGCGCCTGCAGCGGCAACCCCGGTCCCGGCGGCTGGGGCGCCATCCTGCGCTATGGCGAGGTGGAGAAGGAGCTGTACGGCGGCGAGCCGGCGACCACCAACAACCGCATGGAGCTGATGGCCGCCATCATGGCGCTTGAGGCCTTGAAGAAGCCGGTGACCGTCCGCCTCTTCACCGACAGCGAGTATGTGAAGAACGGCATCACCAAGTGGATCCATGGCTGGAAGGCCAAGGGCTGGATGACCGCCGACCGCAAGCCGGTGAAGAACGTCGACCTGTGGCAGCGCCTGGAGGAGGCGAAAAGGCAGCACCAGATCGAATTCCACTGGGTCCGCGGCCATGCCGGTCACCCGGAGAACGAACGCGCCGACGAACTGGCCCGTCGCGGCGTGGCCGACGTGCGGACACGGACGTAACGGAAACCCTCTCCCGGGGCGGGAGAGGGAGAACCTCCGATCAAACCTTCTCCAGCACCGCTTCGGCCGAAGACACCTCGAACTTGCCGGGGGCCTCGACGGCGACATGCGTGACCTTGCCGTCTTCAGCCACCAGGGCGAAGCGCTGCCCGCGGGTGCCCAGTCCGTAGCCCGAGCCGTCCATGGTCAGGCCGAGAGCCGTGGTGAAGGTGGCGTTGCCGTCCGGCAGCATCTTCACCTTGTCGCCGACGCCGCCCTTTTCGCCCCAGGCGCGCATCACGAACGGGTCGTTGACCGCGAGGCAGATGATGCTGTCGACGCCCTTGGCCTTCAGCGCGTCGGCCTGCTGGACGAAGCCCGGCAGATGCTTGGCCGAGCAGGTCGGGGTGAAGGCGCCGGGGACGGAGAACAGGACGACCTTCTTGCCCTTGAACAGCTCGTCCGTCGTCACTTCCTGCATGCCGTTGTCGGTCAGCCACTTCAGCGTGACGGACGGAATGGTATCGCCAACCTGGATGCTCATCGTCTCTAACCCTTCCCGTTTTTCCGGGCCTTTCCCGTTTTTGGGTTTGGCCCTTTGGGGCGGGCCGGACCCTCTTGGCGGGGTCCGGCCCTGCATCCCTTCTATCCCCCGCGGCGAATGGCCGCAAGGCACGGTTCGCGCTCCAGGCGGGTGGCGTCAGGCCTTTTTCACGAACTCCGATTTCAGGTTCATGGCGCCGATGCCGTCGATCTTGCAGGCGATGTTGTGTCCATCCGCGCCATCCACCAGGCGGATGTTCTTCACCTTGGTCCCGCCCTTCACCACCAGGGACGATCCCTTGACCTTCAGATCCTTGATGACGGTCACGCTGTCGCCGTCGGTCAACGGGTTGCCGTTTGCGTCCCGCACGCCCTGCCCGGCCTCGGCGTCCGCAACGGCCGCGTCCGTGTCGGGGTTCCACTCGTGACCGCAATCGGGGCAGTTCCACAGGCTGCCGTCATGGTAGGCGTTTTCGGAGCCGCACTGCGGGCAATTGATCTGATCGTCCATCTTCGTCCTCATGGGCGCGGGAGAATCTCCCGGGGGCGCCCTGTTAGCGCAGAATAGCCGCAACGGCCATAGGCCTTTTCCGGGTGCCCGGTATCAGGCGCCCTTGCCCGGCTCCCCGCCGGCCGCCCGGTTCAGCGCGTCCAGCACCGCGCCGTCGCTCAACAGTTCCGGCAGGGCGATGCCGTCCGGTGCGCCGGGACCGTAGACGAGGTTGAAGGGAATGCCGTAGCGGCCATGGTCGGCCAGGAACTTGGCGATTGCAGCGTCAGGCCGGGTCCAGTCGGCCCGCATCGCCACCAGGGACGGATGCTCCATCCGCTCGGCGACCTCGCCGCGGTCCAGAACCAGCTTCTTGTTGGCCTGGCAGGTGATGCACCAATCCGCCGTGACGTCGACGAAGACGGTGCGGCCGGCCGCCACATGGTCGCGGATCGCGGATTCCGCGAAGGATACCCAGCGGGTCTCGGCGCCGCCGGCCACCGGCGCGGCGCCTGCGGAGGGGCCGACCGCCGCAGGCATGGCGAAGGCGGCGACCGCCAGCACGCCGGCGAGCGCCGGTCCGGCGATCCGCGCCGCACCTCTGGCGCTGCGCCCGATCCACAGCGCCAGCACCAGCCCCGCCATCAGCAGCCCGACCGTGGCGGCGGCGACCTCGCCGATCTGCACGGTCAGCACCGACAGCAGCCAGACCGCCGTCAGCATCAACGCGAAGCCCAGAACCGTCTTCAGCGTCGCCATCCAGCGCCCCGGCCGCGGCAGCCAGCCGGCCACCCGCGGCCATGCCGCCACCGCCAGATAGGGCAAGGCCAGCCCGACGCCCAGCGCCGCGAAGATGGCATAGACCTCCACCGGCCCCTTGGACAGCGCGAAGCCGACCGCCGTGCCCAGGAATGGCGCCGAGCACGGGGTTGCCAGCAGGGTGGCGAACATGCCGGTGGCGAAGGGGCCGGCCAACCCCTCCCCGCCCAGCCGGTCGGCCAGGACGCGCGGCAGCGGCACCTCGAACAATCCCCATAGATTGGCCGAGAACAGGGTGACCAGCACGACCATGAAGACCAGGAACAGCGGCTGCTGGAACTGGATGCCCCAGCCGACCGCCCCGCCCGCCGCCTTCACGCCGACCAGAACCGACGCCATTAGCAGGAAGGATGTCAGGATGCCGGCGGCACTCGCCAGGAATCCGGCGCGCACCGCGGCCGGGGTCCGTCCGCCATGCTTGACCACCGACATCAGCTTCAGCGACAGCACCGGCAGCACGCAGGGCATCAGGTTCAGGATCAACCCGCCGAGCAGCGCCACGCCCAGCATCGCCGCCATTCCCGCACCGGCGGGAACCGACAGGACGCCGCCGGCGGATGCCGTCGCCGGCGCTTCCACCGCCTTCTCGCCGTCGACCAGCGTCAGGGTCATCGCGCGGCCGGCGAGATCCAGGCCCGGCTGCGGGTCCGTCACCGTCAGGGTCAGGCGGACATGGCGGTCATTGTCCGAAAAGACGGTCTTGGGCGCGGAGAAGCTCAGCGGCGGCTCGGTCTCGACGAACAGGTCCGGGGTGACGAAGCCGTCGGCGGCGGTCGCCTCCACCTCCAGCGTCCCGCCGCTCGCGCGCACCGCATCGATGCGCAGCAACCCGGTCGGCTCCCGCGGCACCAGCGCCTGGGCACGGGCCACGTCGTTCGCGGCGTCGCTCGGATCCGCCGGTCCGGCCGGCAGGGCAAGGGCGAGGTTCAGCGTCTGCGGCACGCAGATTTCCGAACAGACCAGCAGCTCCGCCGTCAGCGCCAGATCGACCGGCTTGCCGGGCTCGACGGGCTTGCCCTGGATCGGGAACAGAACCGCGTTGTCATAGCCGGCCGTCTCGAATCCCAGGACGGAGAAGCGGTGCGGGGCGGGATAGGACAGCGTCGCCTCTGCCAGATTCTCTGACCCGCTCCAGTCCAGCCGCGGGGCGAATCCCGCATCGCCGGGGGAGCGCCAGTAGGTCTTCCATCCCGGCTCCAGCTGCAATTCCAGACCCAGGGGCAGCGCCGTCAGGTCACCGGTGCCGCGCACGGCGGAGACGAGACGCGCCTCGACCTGCCCGGCCTTGATCCAGGACCCGACGCCGTCCTGCGCGGCAGCGGGAAAGGCGCCGCCCGCCAGAACGGCAAGCAGCAGAAGGAGGGAGGCATATCTTTTCATCGCGCGCACTGTTCTCTTCCCGGGTAGGGGCGCAACCGCGTCCCCGACGCCCTATATGATAGCTCATATACAGGTGACAAAGTTCGACCGGTGCTGTCACACTCCGGTGAAAGCGTCGCCAGAGCGCCAACCACAACCGACCGTACGGACGGAGGCGGTTCACCGCACCGGACCGACGACAAGGATAATCGACCATGCCGCGCCTGACCAAGTCTCCGGACTCCAAGACCACGGAATCGCTGACCGGCCAGTTGCTGATCGCCATGCCCGGAATGGAGGATCCGCGTTTCCAGCGCACGGTCATCTATGTCTGCGCCCACAACGAGGATGGCGCGATGGGGCTGGTGGTGAACCGGCTGTTCGGATCGATCACGTTCGAAGACCTCTTGGAACAGCTCGACATGAACATCCCGCAGCCCATGAACAACCTGCCGGTCCATTACGGCGGGCCGGTGGAATCGGGCCGCGGCTTCGTCCTGCACTCCACCGACTATGTCCGTGACGGCACGCTGGTGGTGAACGACGACGTGGCGCTGACCGCCACCATCGACATCCTGCGCGCCATCTCCGAAGACCGCGGCCCGCGCCGCAACATCCTGCTTCTGGGCTATGCCGGCTGGGGACCGGGCCAGCTGGACGCCGAATTCCAGGCCAACGGCTGGCTGAACGTGCCCTGCGACGAACAGCTTCTGTTCGACACCGACCTGGACGCCAAATGGGAACGCGCCATCGGCAAGCTGGGCGTCAGCGTCTCCATGCTGTCGGGCGAAGCCGGGCACGCGTAAGCGGCCCCGCCCGACCCCGCACCGCTCGGAGCCCTACTCGGCCCACCGCGCCGCCGCGGCATCGTCGCTGTCCTTCGCCTCCACCCAGCGTTCGCCCTCGGGAGTGGCCTCCAGCTTCCAGAAAGGGGCCTTCGTCTTCAGCCAGTCCATCAGGAAGCGGCAGGAGTCGAAGGCTGCGTCGCGGTGGGCCGACGCGGTGGCCACCATCACGATGCGGTCGCCCGGCTCCAGCCGGCCATGGCGGTGGATCACCAGCACGTCGTCCAGCGGCCAGCGCCTGCGCGCCTGCTCCTCGATCGTTTCCAGCTGCTTTTCGGTCATGCCGGGATAGTGTTCCAGCGTCATCGCACTGACCGCCTCGCCGCCGGCGATGTCGCGCACCAGCCCGACGAACATCGCCACCCCGCCGACGCTGGTGCGGCCGGCGGTGAAGGCGGCATATTCGGCGCCGACGTCGAAATCCTCGGCCTGGACGCGGATAGCCATGGCGTCAGCCCCCCGTCACCGGCGGGAACAGGGCCACCTCGTCGGTCGCCGAGATCGGGTGGTCGTAGGGCACATGCTCCTGGTTCACCGCCACCTTGACCACCTTGCTGTTGGCCAGCGCCTCGGCATGGCGCGGGCTGCGGGTCTTCAGCCACTCGACGAGTTCGCCTGCGGTGGCGACCTCCGCCGGCAGCTCCACCGTCTCCGTCGGCACGCCGATCTTGCTGCGCAGCCAGGCGAAATAGAGAATCTTCATCACGCGTCCCCTAGAGGAATTCTTTGAAAGGCACGAAGTTGACGATCATGCCGGGTTCGACCCGGGCAAGATCCTCCGGCAGTTCGATCAGACCTTCGGACTCGACCAGCGACGACAGGACGCCCGCCCCGTCACGCGGGTATTTGGTGGCGGAGAGCGCGCCATCCTGCTCCCGCGCCAGCGTCCCGCGCAGGAACTCGCGCCGGCCCGGCTTTTTCTTGTGGGCGAAGGCGGCGCGCACCGGGATCGGCCGCGGCGTCTCGTCCATCGCCCCCATCAGCCGCAGCAGGATGGGCCGGGCGATGCGCAGGAAGGTGACCACCACCGCGACCGGATTGCCGGGCAGCCCGACGAAGACGGCGTCGCGGACCCGGCCGAGTGCCACCGGGCGCCCCGGCTTTATCGCCAGCCGCCAGAAATCCAGCCGCCCGTTCGCCTCCACCGCCGGCTTGACGTGATCCTCCTCGCCGGTGGACATGCCGCCGGAGGTGATCAGCGCGTCATGGCCGGCCGCGGCCTCCGCCAGCGCGTCGCGGATCGCCTCGAAACGGTCGGGCAGGATGCCGAGATCGGTGACGGCGCAGCCCAGCCGGGTCAGCAGCGCGATCAGCGCGTAGCGGTTGGCGTCATAGACGGCGCCCGGCTCCAGCGGCTGTCCCGGCTGCCGCAGCTCGTCGCCGGTGGAAAAGACCGCCACCCGCAGGCGGCAGCGCACCGGAAGCGCCGCATGGCCGAGCGACGCGGCGAGCGCGATGTCCTCCGGCCGCAGGCGGCGCCCGGCGGACAGCACGACCGATCCCTCGCGCACATCCTCGCCGGCCAGCCGGCGGTTCAGGCCGCGGCGGCTGCCGGCCGGCAGCGTGACGGTGGAGCCGCCTTCGCCGTCACTGCTGCGGCAATCCTCCTGCATGAAGACGGTGTCCATCCCCGCCGGCATCGGCGCGCCGGTGAAGATGCGCACCGCCTCCCCCCGCACCGCCGGCCGGCCGAGCCATTGCCCGGC from Azospirillum ramasamyi includes:
- a CDS encoding EAL domain-containing protein, giving the protein MAFQPIVDVAAGSVWAHEALVRGTAGQGAGWVLGQVTDATRYAFDQSCRIKAIELASTLPMNGARLSINFLPNAVYKAEACIRATLAAARRTGFPTDRIIFEVTENERVVDHDHLKSIFNEYKRQGFLTAIDDFGSGYSGLNLLAEFQPDIIKLDMELTRSIDTERARRSIVKAILAVCEDLAITPIAEGIETADEAKALRDLGVTLMQGYLFAKPAFEAVVTEPNLAMLAP
- a CDS encoding GNAT family N-acetyltransferase; its protein translation is MTAADLDRLLAIADIVHPDYPEDRSVFEERLALYPDGCRVAECRGEVIGYGVMHPGKLGFPPPLDAPLGALPPDPDCLYLHDIALLPEARGTGLGAAVLDYAHGLAAREGWRWLALTSTPGARSYWDRVGFTPYRDGGPALAAKLESYGGGMSYMTAPVRS
- the cysQ gene encoding 3'(2'),5'-bisphosphate nucleotidase CysQ, which encodes MPDAAVASLLPTVRTIAHEAGQVILRFYNDGIDVATKVDGSPVTQADQAAEAVIIPALHHLLPGVPVVAEEAVSAGHRPDISGGRFWLVDPLDGTKEFISRNGEFTVNIALIEHGVPVLGVVYAPATGDMYTAAGPGTAVHCAEGRHDHAIVVRNPPPDGLTVVASRSHGSGSVLEDFLGRFTVKDRVSCGSSLKFCTVASGKADLYPRFGPTSEWDTAAGHAVLIGAGGRVEQPDGSPLVYGKDDILNPNFVAYGWK
- a CDS encoding ferritin-like domain-containing protein, whose protein sequence is MTSSVTCLGEAATAVLTTAAPLEKVRLTRDYAAAWRDGLLSTDVPVPPPDRPARPDRPELKLPRDMPKRGRGGSAQNRIALLHALAHIELNAIDLAWDIVARFAPLGLPKGFTDDWVQVADDEARHFQMLETRLNALGSSYGDLPAHDGLWQAATETAHDLAARLAVVPMVLEARGLDVTPETVRRLRDFGDAESADLLQTIHDEEISHVAAGRRWFVHLCAERGAEPVALWQELVGRHFRGGLKRPFNVGSRKLAGFGPEYYEPITPEIDRKPETR
- a CDS encoding homoserine kinase, which gives rise to MAVYTEVTDEDLSTFAAQYDLGAVLSCKGIAEGVENSNFLLVTESGPYILTLYEKRTRKEDLPFFLGLMEHLAEKGIACPLPVPARDGVALRELCGRPAVIVTFLAGMWPRRIMPQHCAQLGEALARLHLAVGDFRMERPNALALPGWKDLFAKSAERADEVAPGLRATLEAELAALEADWPAGLPAGVIHADLFPDNVFFRGDSLSGLIDFYFACNDFFAYDVAICINAWCFEIDGSFNATKARLLLSNYRKVRPLSRAELDALPWLCRGSAVRFLLTRLYDWLNHPPGAFVRPKDPLEYLRKLRFHQTVRGLGDYFLDDSEAGGN
- the rnhA gene encoding ribonuclease HI, which encodes MTDDATQTESRGKTVDIFTDGACSGNPGPGGWGAILRYGEVEKELYGGEPATTNNRMELMAAIMALEALKKPVTVRLFTDSEYVKNGITKWIHGWKAKGWMTADRKPVKNVDLWQRLEEAKRQHQIEFHWVRGHAGHPENERADELARRGVADVRTRT
- a CDS encoding peroxiredoxin gives rise to the protein MSIQVGDTIPSVTLKWLTDNGMQEVTTDELFKGKKVVLFSVPGAFTPTCSAKHLPGFVQQADALKAKGVDSIICLAVNDPFVMRAWGEKGGVGDKVKMLPDGNATFTTALGLTMDGSGYGLGTRGQRFALVAEDGKVTHVAVEAPGKFEVSSAEAVLEKV
- a CDS encoding zinc ribbon domain-containing protein YjdM; the encoded protein is MDDQINCPQCGSENAYHDGSLWNCPDCGHEWNPDTDAAVADAEAGQGVRDANGNPLTDGDSVTVIKDLKVKGSSLVVKGGTKVKNIRLVDGADGHNIACKIDGIGAMNLKSEFVKKA
- a CDS encoding protein-disulfide reductase DsbD family protein, translated to MKRYASLLLLLAVLAGGAFPAAAQDGVGSWIKAGQVEARLVSAVRGTGDLTALPLGLELQLEPGWKTYWRSPGDAGFAPRLDWSGSENLAEATLSYPAPHRFSVLGFETAGYDNAVLFPIQGKPVEPGKPVDLALTAELLVCSEICVPQTLNLALALPAGPADPSDAANDVARAQALVPREPTGLLRIDAVRASGGTLEVEATAADGFVTPDLFVETEPPLSFSAPKTVFSDNDRHVRLTLTVTDPQPGLDLAGRAMTLTLVDGEKAVEAPATASAGGVLSVPAGAGMAAMLGVALLGGLILNLMPCVLPVLSLKLMSVVKHGGRTPAAVRAGFLASAAGILTSFLLMASVLVGVKAAGGAVGWGIQFQQPLFLVFMVVLVTLFSANLWGLFEVPLPRVLADRLGGEGLAGPFATGMFATLLATPCSAPFLGTAVGFALSKGPVEVYAIFAALGVGLALPYLAVAAWPRVAGWLPRPGRWMATLKTVLGFALMLTAVWLLSVLTVQIGEVAAATVGLLMAGLVLALWIGRSARGAARIAGPALAGVLAVAAFAMPAAVGPSAGAAPVAGGAETRWVSFAESAIRDHVAAGRTVFVDVTADWCITCQANKKLVLDRGEVAERMEHPSLVAMRADWTRPDAAIAKFLADHGRYGIPFNLVYGPGAPDGIALPELLSDGAVLDALNRAAGGEPGKGA
- a CDS encoding YqgE/AlgH family protein — protein: MPRLTKSPDSKTTESLTGQLLIAMPGMEDPRFQRTVIYVCAHNEDGAMGLVVNRLFGSITFEDLLEQLDMNIPQPMNNLPVHYGGPVESGRGFVLHSTDYVRDGTLVVNDDVALTATIDILRAISEDRGPRRNILLLGYAGWGPGQLDAEFQANGWLNVPCDEQLLFDTDLDAKWERAIGKLGVSVSMLSGEAGHA
- the moaE gene encoding molybdopterin synthase catalytic subunit MoaE — encoded protein: MAIRVQAEDFDVGAEYAAFTAGRTSVGGVAMFVGLVRDIAGGEAVSAMTLEHYPGMTEKQLETIEEQARRRWPLDDVLVIHRHGRLEPGDRIVMVATASAHRDAAFDSCRFLMDWLKTKAPFWKLEATPEGERWVEAKDSDDAAAARWAE
- the moaD gene encoding molybdopterin converting factor subunit 1 gives rise to the protein MKILYFAWLRSKIGVPTETVELPAEVATAGELVEWLKTRSPRHAEALANSKVVKVAVNQEHVPYDHPISATDEVALFPPVTGG
- the glp gene encoding gephyrin-like molybdotransferase Glp, with product MVQLDNDCFAFGGPMMAVEPALALLAGRVGPVTATETVPLTDALGRVLAADVVAPFSVPPHDNAAVDGYAVFFDDLSADGPTVLPVTARVAAGQWLGRPAVRGEAVRIFTGAPMPAGMDTVFMQEDCRSSDGEGGSTVTLPAGSRRGLNRRLAGEDVREGSVVLSAGRRLRPEDIALAASLGHAALPVRCRLRVAVFSTGDELRQPGQPLEPGAVYDANRYALIALLTRLGCAVTDLGILPDRFEAIRDALAEAAAGHDALITSGGMSTGEEDHVKPAVEANGRLDFWRLAIKPGRPVALGRVRDAVFVGLPGNPVAVVVTFLRIARPILLRLMGAMDETPRPIPVRAAFAHKKKPGRREFLRGTLAREQDGALSATKYPRDGAGVLSSLVESEGLIELPEDLARVEPGMIVNFVPFKEFL